A genomic segment from Ruegeria sp. TM1040 encodes:
- a CDS encoding aminoglycoside phosphotransferase family protein, giving the protein MTSREDEIRDFLATHGYADWNRTPLAGDASSRRYQRLRSPTGAKAVLMDWSPEEGGDTQPFVDLAQYLRNLDISAPEIYAEEHARGLLLIEDLGDALFTEVINNDPAQEMPLYRAAVDLLIHLHDAQTPELARLDPETLSEMTRLAFSEYRYAILGDAAEDNRKRFEHRFAQILSAQLEGDMVFVHRDFHAQNLLWLPEREGLARVGVIDFQDAKLGHRAYDLVSLLQDARRDVPAQVEAQMIDHYIQATGVDESHFRSAYAVIAVQRNMRILGIFARLSQRFGKRHYIEFVPRVWAHFERGLAHPALASAAEEILNALPAPAPEVLERLRA; this is encoded by the coding sequence ATGACATCTCGCGAGGACGAAATCAGAGATTTTCTGGCCACCCATGGCTATGCGGACTGGAACCGCACCCCACTGGCCGGAGATGCCTCCAGCCGTCGCTACCAGCGGCTGCGCTCTCCAACTGGGGCCAAGGCGGTCTTGATGGACTGGTCCCCAGAGGAAGGCGGCGACACGCAACCGTTTGTGGATCTCGCCCAATACCTGCGCAATCTCGATATCTCCGCTCCAGAGATTTATGCCGAGGAACACGCGAGGGGCTTGCTGTTGATTGAGGACCTGGGCGACGCCTTGTTTACGGAGGTCATTAACAACGACCCGGCGCAGGAAATGCCGCTCTATCGCGCTGCTGTAGATCTGCTGATACATCTGCACGACGCGCAAACTCCGGAGCTGGCGCGACTTGACCCAGAGACCCTGAGCGAGATGACCCGCCTTGCTTTCAGCGAGTATCGCTATGCAATCCTCGGAGATGCGGCAGAAGACAATCGGAAGCGATTTGAACACCGGTTTGCGCAAATCCTGAGCGCGCAACTTGAGGGCGACATGGTCTTTGTCCACCGCGACTTTCACGCCCAAAACCTGCTGTGGTTGCCGGAGCGCGAAGGCCTCGCTCGCGTCGGAGTGATCGATTTCCAGGATGCCAAACTCGGCCACCGTGCCTATGATCTCGTCTCACTTTTGCAGGATGCGCGCCGCGATGTTCCTGCCCAAGTCGAAGCACAGATGATAGACCACTATATTCAAGCCACAGGCGTCGATGAGAGCCATTTTCGCAGCGCCTACGCGGTCATCGCAGTGCAGAGGAACATGCGCATTCTCGGGATTTTTGCGCGGCTATCGCAACGCTTTGGCAAGCGTCACTACATCGAGTTCGTGCCCCGGGTCTGGGCGCATTTTGAACGCGGGTTGGCCCACCCTGCCCTTGCGAGCGCGGCAGAAGAGATCCTGAATGCCCTGCCCGCACCGGCGCCCGAGGTCCTAGAAAGGCTCCGCGCATGA
- the ahcY gene encoding adenosylhomocysteinase — MAGDYIVKDISLAGFGRKELDIAETEMPGLMALRKEYGEEKPLKGSRIVGSLHMTIQTAVLIETLVALGADVRWASCNIFSTQDHAAAVIAEAGIPVFAIKGQSLEEHWDYLDRSFQFPEGPNLILDDGGDATLYILLGARAEAGEDIISVPTSEEEEVIKAQIKKRMEQSPGWFTKMRDQIKGVSEETTTGVHRLYELVKQGQLPFPAINVNDSVTKSKFDNKYGCKESLVDGIRRATDTMMAGKVAVVCGYGDVGKGSAASLSGAGARVKVTEADPICALQAAMDGYEVVLLEEALDADIFITTTGNKDILRIEHMREMKDMAIVGNIGHFDNEIQVANLKNHKWTNIKDQVDMVEMPSGNRIILLSEGRLLNLGNATGHPSFVMSASFTNQVLAQIELWTRGDQYDNKVYILPKHLDEKVAALHLERVGAKLTKLTPEQAAYIGVKPEGPFKPEHYRY; from the coding sequence ATGGCCGGAGACTATATCGTCAAGGACATCTCGCTGGCGGGCTTTGGCCGCAAAGAGCTGGACATTGCAGAAACTGAAATGCCGGGCCTGATGGCGTTGCGCAAGGAATATGGTGAAGAAAAGCCGCTGAAAGGCTCCCGTATCGTTGGCTCGCTGCACATGACGATTCAGACGGCCGTCCTGATTGAGACGCTGGTGGCGCTGGGCGCAGATGTGCGCTGGGCATCCTGCAATATCTTCTCGACCCAAGACCACGCAGCCGCGGTGATCGCCGAGGCAGGTATTCCGGTCTTTGCAATCAAAGGCCAGAGCCTCGAAGAGCATTGGGACTACCTCGACAGGTCTTTCCAATTCCCCGAAGGCCCGAACCTGATCCTCGATGACGGCGGCGACGCGACGCTCTATATCCTGCTGGGCGCACGGGCAGAGGCCGGAGAAGACATCATTTCGGTTCCCACCTCCGAAGAAGAAGAAGTCATCAAGGCGCAGATCAAAAAGCGGATGGAGCAGTCTCCGGGCTGGTTCACCAAGATGCGCGACCAGATCAAAGGCGTTTCCGAGGAGACAACCACCGGCGTTCACCGTCTTTACGAGCTTGTCAAACAGGGCCAACTTCCCTTCCCGGCGATCAACGTAAACGACTCCGTTACCAAGTCGAAATTTGACAACAAATACGGCTGCAAAGAGAGCCTCGTGGACGGTATCCGTCGCGCCACCGATACCATGATGGCGGGCAAGGTTGCCGTTGTCTGTGGTTACGGTGACGTGGGCAAAGGTTCTGCGGCGTCCCTCAGCGGTGCTGGTGCACGCGTGAAAGTAACCGAAGCAGATCCTATCTGTGCCCTTCAGGCGGCCATGGACGGTTACGAGGTGGTACTCTTGGAGGAGGCGCTGGACGCCGACATCTTCATCACCACCACCGGCAACAAAGACATCCTGCGCATCGAGCATATGCGCGAGATGAAGGATATGGCCATCGTCGGCAACATCGGTCACTTCGACAATGAAATTCAGGTCGCAAACCTGAAGAACCACAAGTGGACCAACATTAAAGATCAGGTGGATATGGTCGAGATGCCCTCGGGCAATCGGATCATTCTCCTCTCTGAGGGGCGTCTGCTGAACCTCGGGAATGCAACCGGGCATCCGTCGTTTGTGATGTCTGCATCCTTCACCAATCAGGTGCTGGCGCAGATCGAGCTTTGGACCCGTGGCGATCAATATGACAACAAGGTCTATATTCTGCCCAAGCACCTCGACGAGAAAGTGGCAGCCCTCCATCTGGAGCGCGTCGGTGCAAAGCTGACCAAGCTGACACCCGAACAAGCGGCTTACATCGGTGTGAAGCCCGAAGGTCCGTTCAAGCCGGAGCACTATCGTTACTGA
- a CDS encoding nucleotidyltransferase family protein — protein sequence MTAPNVVMIFAAGFGTRMGALTADKPKPMIDLCGRPLIDHALTLAHALNPERVVINTHYKAEVLERHLEGRDVLISHEDKEILDTGGGLKLARALLDASVSYTLNPDVAWRGPNPLSVLRDAWRPADMDALLLCVPTARAVGRLGSGDFSTDSRGCIRRGGDMVYTGAQIISLDTLDRVSESAFSLNAIWDQLIPEGRATAVEYPGHWCDVGRPEGLKLAEEMIAE from the coding sequence ATGACCGCTCCCAATGTCGTTATGATCTTTGCCGCCGGTTTTGGGACCCGCATGGGGGCGCTTACGGCCGATAAGCCCAAGCCTATGATCGACCTTTGCGGACGCCCGCTGATAGATCATGCGCTGACACTGGCACACGCGCTCAATCCCGAACGGGTGGTAATCAACACGCATTACAAGGCTGAGGTTCTCGAGCGTCACCTTGAGGGCCGTGATGTGCTCATCAGTCATGAGGACAAGGAGATTCTCGACACTGGAGGCGGGCTCAAACTGGCGCGCGCGCTGCTTGATGCCTCCGTCAGCTATACGTTGAACCCGGATGTCGCATGGCGCGGACCAAACCCGCTCAGCGTGCTCCGCGACGCATGGCGCCCGGCAGACATGGATGCACTGTTGCTGTGTGTGCCGACCGCGCGTGCCGTTGGACGCTTGGGTTCGGGTGATTTTTCAACAGACTCGCGGGGTTGTATCCGACGCGGCGGAGATATGGTCTATACCGGTGCACAGATCATATCGCTCGACACATTGGATCGGGTGTCAGAAAGCGCCTTTTCTCTCAATGCGATATGGGATCAGCTGATTCCAGAGGGCCGAGCAACCGCCGTGGAATATCCGGGCCACTGGTGTGACGTTGGCCGCCCTGAAGGGCTCAAGTTGGCTGAAGAAATGATTGCAGAATAA
- a CDS encoding glycosyltransferase family 61 protein, with amino-acid sequence MCATEHPAPTTPPSPEGGWSESISVLRNVTVVPPVESNLVQAAGLLREDGSYCAEGALWRRHRPITTEPPKPSEFAEKISGRWLWGGVLWAHFGHFLVESTARLWALSELDAPVDGVLFIPKRPAVRDQVRGFQAEFVDLMQRDLPIRVAADPSLVEELVIPGQGFGLGRITEATPKYRNAIHARFARDIKPEGPEKIYISRSKLGLGKGGLLGEEQMEAFLAAEGYEIFHPQEHTLSEQLARYKAARKVIAADGSALHLYAMVGRPDQKVAMVLRRKSTAHTLLTDNVRYFCKCDPLVIGALRTEWVPKNNQRSSRLSFGELDHSVIGRALHEAGFISGGKNWPVLDDAARNQVLKDKGIKSDRFVESPAFRKAREEKERAERRARRAARHARRQARAAAQNDG; translated from the coding sequence ATGTGCGCAACTGAACACCCGGCACCGACCACGCCTCCCTCGCCGGAGGGCGGCTGGTCGGAAAGCATCTCGGTGCTGCGCAATGTGACGGTGGTGCCTCCGGTCGAGAGCAACCTCGTGCAGGCCGCCGGTCTTTTGCGCGAGGACGGCAGCTATTGTGCTGAGGGTGCCTTGTGGCGCAGGCATCGACCCATCACGACAGAACCTCCAAAACCCTCGGAGTTTGCGGAAAAAATCTCTGGACGTTGGCTGTGGGGTGGCGTGCTATGGGCGCATTTCGGGCACTTTCTGGTCGAAAGCACCGCCCGTCTCTGGGCGCTGTCAGAACTGGATGCGCCGGTGGATGGGGTGTTGTTCATTCCAAAACGCCCCGCCGTCAGAGATCAGGTGCGCGGGTTTCAGGCCGAATTCGTCGATCTCATGCAGAGGGACCTGCCAATCCGCGTTGCAGCGGATCCGTCTCTGGTTGAGGAACTTGTGATCCCCGGGCAGGGGTTTGGCCTTGGGAGGATTACCGAGGCAACGCCCAAGTACCGCAACGCGATCCATGCCCGTTTTGCGCGCGACATCAAACCCGAGGGGCCGGAGAAGATCTACATCTCACGCTCCAAGCTGGGGCTCGGCAAGGGCGGGCTGTTGGGCGAAGAGCAGATGGAAGCCTTCCTCGCGGCGGAGGGCTACGAGATTTTCCACCCACAGGAACATACCCTGTCGGAGCAGCTGGCGCGCTACAAGGCGGCGCGCAAGGTGATCGCGGCTGATGGTTCCGCGCTGCATCTTTATGCAATGGTGGGGCGGCCCGATCAGAAGGTTGCGATGGTTCTGCGGCGCAAATCCACCGCGCATACGCTGTTGACCGACAACGTACGTTACTTCTGCAAGTGCGACCCCTTGGTGATTGGTGCATTACGCACGGAATGGGTGCCCAAGAACAATCAACGCTCCAGCCGTCTGAGCTTTGGGGAACTGGATCATTCTGTTATCGGCCGGGCGCTCCACGAGGCAGGCTTTATTTCGGGTGGGAAAAACTGGCCGGTGCTGGATGACGCCGCGCGCAATCAGGTGCTCAAAGACAAAGGCATTAAAAGTGATCGCTTTGTCGAGTCCCCCGCGTTTCGCAAGGCGCGCGAGGAAAAGGAACGGGCGGAGCGTCGCGCCCGTCGCGCAGCAAGACACGCCCGCAGGCAGGCTCGCGCCGCTGCGCAAAACGACGGCTAA
- a CDS encoding SCO family protein: MMRNIAILAFASVAALLGGVWYLTLRGGASDDAFAQCRASAVAGGSAAIGGPFELVNAKGETVTDKDVITEPSILYFGYTFCPDVCPLDTARNAEAVDVLADRGYSTTPVFISIDPKRDTPEVVGDFAFNLHEKMIGLTGSPEQVKAASQAYKTYYKAQEGDEDYYLVDHTTMSYLVLPEHGFVDFFRRDVSPEQMADRVACFIDNS; encoded by the coding sequence ATGATGAGAAATATCGCAATTCTGGCGTTTGCCAGTGTCGCGGCTCTTTTGGGCGGCGTTTGGTATTTGACCCTGCGGGGCGGCGCATCTGACGATGCATTTGCGCAGTGCCGAGCCAGTGCTGTTGCAGGCGGCAGCGCGGCGATCGGGGGGCCGTTTGAGCTGGTGAACGCCAAAGGTGAGACCGTGACCGACAAGGATGTGATCACCGAGCCTTCGATTCTGTATTTTGGCTACACGTTCTGCCCTGATGTTTGCCCGCTGGACACCGCGCGTAACGCCGAGGCTGTGGATGTACTGGCGGATCGGGGCTATTCGACGACCCCGGTGTTCATTTCGATCGATCCCAAGCGCGACACCCCCGAAGTGGTCGGTGACTTTGCCTTTAACCTGCATGAGAAGATGATCGGTCTCACCGGATCCCCCGAGCAGGTCAAGGCCGCAAGCCAGGCTTACAAGACCTATTACAAGGCGCAGGAAGGGGACGAGGACTACTATCTCGTAGATCACACCACCATGTCCTACCTCGTGTTGCCCGAACACGGTTTTGTGGACTTTTTCCGCCGGGACGTGTCGCCAGAGCAGATGGCGGACCGTGTCGCCTGTTTTATCGACAACAGCTGA
- the tsaE gene encoding tRNA (adenosine(37)-N6)-threonylcarbamoyltransferase complex ATPase subunit type 1 TsaE, with protein MTQRSATFRLPSSDATTELARHIARILVPGDVVLLQGPIGAGKTHFARSLIQSLMEVPEDVPSPTFTLVQVYNVATGELWHADLYRLSHVDEVEELGLLAAFEDAICLIEWPEKLEDLRPASALTMELSLDEDHDDARMAELMWTDASWDARLEGIAP; from the coding sequence ATGACACAACGCTCTGCGACTTTCAGGCTGCCCAGCAGCGACGCAACCACAGAATTGGCTCGACACATCGCCCGGATCCTCGTTCCGGGCGATGTTGTCTTGCTCCAGGGCCCAATCGGCGCCGGAAAAACGCATTTCGCCCGCAGCCTGATCCAATCTCTGATGGAGGTGCCAGAAGACGTCCCCTCCCCTACGTTCACGCTGGTGCAAGTCTACAATGTCGCCACAGGAGAGCTTTGGCATGCCGATCTCTACCGGCTCTCGCATGTAGATGAGGTCGAGGAGCTAGGGCTTTTGGCGGCATTTGAGGACGCGATCTGCCTGATTGAATGGCCCGAGAAACTCGAAGATCTGCGCCCCGCGTCAGCACTGACAATGGAGCTCTCTTTAGACGAGGACCATGACGACGCCCGGATGGCCGAACTCATGTGGACTGACGCCTCTTGGGACGCGCGACTGGAAGGAATTGCGCCATGA
- a CDS encoding ActR/PrrA/RegA family redox response regulator transcription factor produces MAEAVQSEIGPDPSLLLVDDDEPFLRRLAKAMEKRGFAVETADCVAAGQAIVSARPPAYAVVDLRLEDGNGLDVVEVLREKRPDSRIVVLTGYGAIATAVAAVKIGATDYLSKPADATDITNALLAGDDALPPPPENPMSADRVRWEHIQRVYELCDRNVSETARRLNMHRRTLQRILAKRSPR; encoded by the coding sequence ATGGCCGAAGCAGTTCAGTCCGAGATCGGACCTGATCCCTCGCTCCTCTTGGTGGATGACGATGAACCGTTTCTGCGCCGCCTTGCAAAAGCGATGGAGAAACGCGGCTTTGCAGTGGAGACAGCCGATTGCGTTGCTGCGGGTCAGGCTATTGTCTCGGCACGTCCGCCAGCATATGCGGTTGTGGATCTGCGGCTTGAGGATGGCAATGGGCTCGATGTCGTCGAAGTCCTGCGGGAAAAACGCCCCGACAGCCGCATCGTCGTCCTGACCGGGTATGGCGCAATTGCAACGGCTGTTGCTGCAGTCAAGATTGGTGCGACCGATTATCTGTCGAAGCCCGCGGATGCGACGGACATTACCAATGCTCTTCTGGCTGGTGATGACGCATTGCCCCCGCCCCCTGAAAACCCGATGAGCGCTGATCGTGTCCGCTGGGAACATATCCAGCGCGTGTATGAGCTCTGCGATCGGAACGTGTCTGAAACAGCGCGGCGTTTGAATATGCACCGTCGGACCCTGCAACGCATCCTAGCCAAGCGCAGCCCAAGGTAA
- a CDS encoding DUF2853 family protein: protein MGKRDELIAQYAADLQNKCGVTPDMDLLTKVTIGCGPAIYNADASTVAASQPEELETVKNNFLIKKLGLSDGPELMEAINLVVETYGKSERNKYRAVVYYMLTKHFGKESVYS, encoded by the coding sequence ATGGGCAAACGAGATGAGCTGATTGCGCAATATGCGGCTGATCTGCAGAACAAATGTGGCGTGACGCCAGACATGGATCTTTTGACCAAGGTGACAATCGGCTGTGGTCCGGCGATCTACAATGCGGACGCCTCCACCGTTGCCGCCAGTCAACCCGAAGAGCTGGAAACCGTGAAGAACAACTTCTTGATCAAGAAGCTGGGTCTAAGCGATGGGCCGGAGCTGATGGAGGCGATCAACCTGGTCGTGGAGACTTACGGAAAATCAGAACGCAACAAGTATCGCGCAGTTGTGTACTACATGCTGACCAAGCATTTTGGAAAAGAATCGGTCTACAGCTAA
- a CDS encoding HD domain-containing protein has protein sequence MPAKSPRAWQRMLSGRRLDLLDPTPVDIEIEDIAHGLAFVARWNGQTRGDFAYSVAEHSLLVEELHGRMFPKAPIKWKLAALLHDAPEYVIGDMISPVKAAVGPGYGELDDRLTSAIHIRFGLPASLPKTVKAQIKRADKVSAWMEAVQIAGFSEAEATKFFGRPNPDLIEGLDIHLRPPVEVRRDFVSRHEALLKLL, from the coding sequence ATGCCTGCAAAATCCCCCCGCGCCTGGCAACGTATGCTTTCCGGGCGACGTCTTGATTTGCTGGATCCCACGCCAGTCGACATAGAAATCGAGGACATTGCGCATGGGCTGGCCTTTGTGGCGCGCTGGAACGGACAGACGCGAGGCGATTTTGCCTATTCGGTGGCAGAGCACTCGCTGCTTGTTGAGGAACTGCACGGTCGCATGTTTCCCAAAGCCCCGATCAAGTGGAAACTCGCAGCCCTCCTGCATGACGCGCCAGAGTATGTGATCGGCGATATGATCTCCCCTGTCAAAGCCGCTGTTGGCCCGGGCTACGGGGAGCTTGATGACCGCCTGACTTCCGCGATCCACATCCGCTTTGGCCTGCCCGCTTCGCTTCCCAAGACTGTGAAAGCGCAAATCAAACGCGCGGACAAAGTCTCAGCATGGATGGAAGCAGTTCAGATCGCGGGGTTTTCCGAAGCCGAGGCGACAAAGTTCTTTGGCAGACCCAATCCAGACTTGATCGAAGGGCTTGATATCCATTTGCGCCCGCCTGTGGAGGTGCGCCGGGATTTTGTCAGTCGCCACGAAGCCTTGCTGAAGCTGTTGTAA
- the regB gene encoding sensor histidine kinase RegB, translating to MSETTLGLMSGQKRSHWVRLRTLIVLRWVAIIGQATAIGVAQTQYDLQLSLWPCYLAIGVSALANLVAWIVFPENKRLTEFQNFLMVLFDLLQLCFLLYMTGGLNNPFALLVLGPVTVSASVMRLRSTLIIGTSAVILVTLLVPWHVPLQTAAGEILKMPVLFVFGHWCALVIAILFMGAYSYRISAEIRSMSDALAATQLALSREQKLTDLGGVVAAAAHELGTPLATIKLTSSELIEELDQNPELQDDARLIREQADRCRDILRSMGRAGKDDLHLRQTPLSALVHEAAEPHFERGKEIRLSEHPAEGDALNQPSVLRKPEIIHGLRNLVQNAVDFAQSKVWIELHWSAETITVRISDDGNGFPGHLIGRLGDPFMRRRAPHAERGNRPEYEGMGLGLFIAKTLLERTGARLKFLNGRDVAMSPDLSPAQRGALVIVTWPRRKIDAVSGDTPVPTGENIPIQF from the coding sequence ATGAGCGAGACCACCCTTGGGTTGATGAGCGGCCAGAAACGCAGCCATTGGGTGCGCCTGCGTACTCTGATCGTTTTGCGCTGGGTTGCAATCATTGGCCAGGCCACCGCAATTGGTGTTGCCCAGACCCAATATGACCTGCAGCTTTCGCTCTGGCCTTGCTATCTTGCAATCGGCGTTTCCGCCCTGGCCAACCTGGTGGCATGGATCGTTTTTCCTGAAAACAAGCGTCTGACGGAATTTCAAAACTTCCTGATGGTTCTCTTTGATCTGCTGCAGCTGTGCTTTCTGCTGTACATGACCGGAGGGCTCAACAATCCATTTGCCCTTCTGGTGCTGGGGCCTGTGACCGTTTCCGCCTCGGTGATGCGATTGCGCTCGACGCTGATTATCGGGACAAGCGCCGTCATTCTCGTGACGCTATTGGTTCCGTGGCATGTGCCGCTTCAAACAGCCGCAGGTGAAATCCTGAAGATGCCCGTGCTTTTTGTGTTTGGTCACTGGTGTGCTTTGGTCATCGCGATCCTGTTCATGGGGGCCTATTCCTATCGCATCAGTGCAGAAATTCGCTCCATGTCCGATGCGCTTGCCGCGACGCAGCTGGCACTCTCTCGCGAGCAGAAACTGACAGACCTCGGTGGAGTCGTTGCCGCCGCCGCGCATGAGTTGGGCACCCCTTTGGCCACTATTAAGCTAACGAGTTCAGAACTTATCGAAGAGCTGGACCAAAATCCGGAACTACAAGACGACGCGCGCCTCATCCGCGAACAGGCCGACCGCTGCCGCGATATCCTGCGCAGCATGGGACGGGCAGGCAAGGATGACCTGCACCTGCGCCAGACGCCTCTGTCAGCACTGGTACATGAAGCGGCCGAACCACATTTTGAGCGTGGCAAGGAAATCCGACTGAGCGAGCACCCCGCCGAGGGTGACGCTCTGAACCAGCCAAGTGTTCTGCGCAAACCCGAGATCATTCACGGGCTGCGCAACCTCGTACAAAACGCCGTTGATTTTGCGCAGTCAAAAGTCTGGATCGAACTGCACTGGAGCGCAGAGACCATCACCGTGCGGATCAGCGATGATGGCAACGGGTTCCCGGGACATTTGATCGGGCGTTTGGGGGACCCTTTCATGCGCCGCCGCGCCCCCCACGCAGAGCGCGGCAACCGCCCGGAGTACGAAGGCATGGGGCTTGGCCTGTTTATCGCCAAGACCCTGCTGGAGCGCACAGGGGCACGGCTGAAATTCCTGAACGGTCGTGATGTCGCCATGTCGCCGGACCTCTCGCCGGCACAAAGGGGCGCTCTGGTGATCGTGACATGGCCCCGGCGCAAGATCGATGCCGTAAGCGGTGACACCCCTGTGCCGACCGGAGAAAATATTCCGATACAGTTTTAA
- a CDS encoding PAS-domain containing protein, which translates to MQELMSVEWFILVTLCIASAAVAVWFLNPKAEAKGMEHELLIADGRTDAVFLFDDQTLIAWSSGARKFLDDNAEDFSWGKLRDKLSRSYPGLPQSPGFLRDVGSLTLSGTAEADNREAHCEWIDGVTRIQLRRAASDIGHVGDDQELTTLRAAVHQAPYPVWLQSDDARVTWTNLAYDRLNQKIRGRGNDTSAPLFPNLDAPMNSGRAERISIELPETDKKLWYNVSTTETEAGWLCHAMDVNAVVDAEIAQRNFVQTLAKTFAQLSIGLAIFDRNRQLVLFNPVLIDLTALPASFLSSRPNMMSFFDRLRDQRMMPEPKNYSSWRHQMADLLEAAAEGRYQETWSLPSGSVYSVSGRPHPDGAIAFLFEDITAEITLTRQFRSELELGQSILDHIDDAFAVFGADGSMVYSNTAYHTMWKTDPDASFAKITITDACRTWQELSGPTPTWGEVRDFVAGGTSDRSDWWSRVDMRNGEQLLCRVQSLQNGSVMVRFQQIDLPLAPPEQERFAVLKDS; encoded by the coding sequence ATGCAAGAATTGATGTCCGTCGAGTGGTTCATTCTGGTGACCCTCTGCATCGCCAGCGCAGCGGTTGCGGTCTGGTTTCTGAACCCCAAGGCCGAGGCCAAGGGGATGGAGCACGAATTGCTGATCGCCGATGGCCGCACGGATGCGGTTTTCCTATTTGACGACCAGACGCTGATTGCCTGGTCATCGGGCGCGCGCAAGTTCCTCGATGACAATGCCGAAGATTTCAGTTGGGGCAAGCTGCGGGACAAGCTGTCGCGCTCCTACCCGGGCCTACCGCAGTCACCCGGTTTCCTGCGCGATGTCGGCTCCCTGACACTATCTGGCACTGCAGAGGCAGACAACCGCGAGGCCCATTGCGAATGGATCGACGGCGTTACCCGTATTCAGCTGCGCCGCGCCGCCTCGGACATCGGCCACGTCGGCGATGATCAGGAACTGACCACCCTGCGTGCAGCCGTGCATCAGGCCCCCTACCCCGTTTGGCTGCAATCCGATGATGCCCGCGTCACCTGGACCAACCTTGCCTACGATCGTCTGAACCAGAAAATCCGTGGCCGCGGCAATGATACCTCTGCACCTCTGTTTCCAAACCTCGACGCGCCGATGAACAGCGGTCGCGCGGAACGGATCTCCATCGAGCTGCCGGAAACCGACAAGAAGCTCTGGTATAATGTCTCCACCACCGAGACCGAAGCCGGTTGGCTCTGTCATGCCATGGACGTCAACGCCGTGGTGGATGCTGAGATCGCGCAACGCAACTTTGTGCAGACGCTGGCAAAAACCTTTGCGCAGCTTTCCATCGGCCTTGCGATCTTTGACCGCAACCGCCAACTGGTCCTGTTCAACCCCGTCTTGATCGACCTCACCGCCCTGCCGGCGAGTTTTCTGAGCTCGCGCCCCAACATGATGTCCTTCTTTGACCGCCTGCGCGACCAACGCATGATGCCGGAACCAAAGAACTACTCGAGCTGGCGTCACCAGATGGCGGATCTCCTGGAGGCTGCCGCCGAGGGCCGCTATCAGGAAACATGGTCTTTGCCCTCCGGGTCGGTCTATTCGGTCTCTGGCCGTCCACATCCTGATGGGGCCATCGCCTTTCTGTTTGAAGACATCACCGCCGAAATCACTCTGACCCGTCAGTTCCGCTCTGAACTGGAGTTAGGCCAGTCGATCCTCGATCATATCGACGACGCCTTTGCGGTCTTCGGCGCCGACGGTAGCATGGTCTATTCCAACACCGCCTACCACACGATGTGGAAAACCGACCCCGACGCAAGCTTTGCCAAAATCACCATCACCGATGCCTGCCGCACCTGGCAGGAGCTCTCGGGACCAACCCCAACCTGGGGTGAAGTGCGCGACTTTGTAGCCGGTGGCACCAGTGATCGTTCTGATTGGTGGTCTCGCGTGGACATGCGCAACGGTGAGCAGTTGCTCTGCCGCGTGCAGTCGCTCCAGAACGGCTCCGTTATGGTCCGTTTCCAGCAGATCGACCTGCCGCTGGCGCCGCCAGAACAAGAGCGTTTCGCCGTCCTCAAGGATAGCTGA